A window from Primulina eburnea isolate SZY01 chromosome 2, ASM2296580v1, whole genome shotgun sequence encodes these proteins:
- the LOC140815897 gene encoding nudix hydrolase 20, chloroplastic-like isoform X1: MGSSSPFFHFLTIPTRKLKFPLRSSSLSAYQLHSSACAFTWDDVFRFSPPHQTTDSSHLQGFFQKVNLCNRDAEKQSEFVPFVVEQHTVGYVHNRFAHCLRRFEETFIFPEDTSYGLNFGYYVSLHTRLSTYEDRTIAVGNTIKCLGEELIPGIRNELYPVMSSFGTPEFFSIERAAAPYFGIKAYGVHMNGYVERDGEKYLWIAKRSKAKPTFPGKLDHMVAGGQPHGISCEENLVKECKEEAGIPRSISSTARAVGAVSYMDVDGYRFKRDVLFCYDLKLPEDFIPTNEDEEVESFKLVPVTQVANIIRSTDFFKANCNLVIIDFLFRHGYIKPEDVGYLKLLQSLRSGDCT; the protein is encoded by the exons ATGGGAAGCAGTAGTCCTTTCTTTCATTTCTTGACAATCCCGACAAGGAAGCTCAAATTTCCACTTCGCTCTTCTTCACTTTCTGCATATCAACTCCACAGTAGTGCCTGTGCCTTCACCTGGGACGACGTCTTTCGATTCTCCCCACCGCACCAGACAACTGATTCTTCTCATCTCCAAGGTTTCTTCCAGAAAGTTAACCTCTGCAACCGCGATGCT GAAAAGCAAAGTGAATTCGTCCCTTTTGTTGTAGAACAACATACTGTTGGTTATGTTCACAACAG ATTTGCTCACTGTTTGAGGAGATTTGAAGAAACATTTATATTTCCAGAGGACACCTCTTATGGCCTCAATTTTGGATACTATGTGTCATTACATACTAGGTTGAGCACATATGAGGATAGGACAATAGCTGTGGGCAACACAATCAAGTGTTTGGGTGAAGAGCTTATACCAGGAATTCGGAATGAG CTGTATCCTGTCATGTCTTCTTTTGGGACTCCAGAATTTTTCTCAATAGAGCGTGCGGCAGCGCCATACTTTGGAATAAAG GCTTATGGAGTGCATATGAATGGTTATGTTGAAAGAGATGGTGAGAAATACCTATGGATAGCAAAGAGAAGTAAAGCTAAACCCACTTTTCCGGGGAAGCTGGACCATATGGTTGCTGGAGGGCAG CCACATGGAATCTCCTGTGAGGAGAATCTAGTAAAGGAATGTAAAGAAGAAGCAGGGATACCAAGATCCATATCCAGCAC AGCTAGAGCAGTTGGAGCTGTATCTTATATGGACGTCGATGGATATAGATTCAAGAGAGACGTTCTTTTCTGTTATGATTTAAAGCTTCCGGAGGACTTTATTCCTACAAATGAAG ATGAAGAAGTGGAAAGCTTTAAGCTAGTTCCTGTGACACAAGTTGCAAATATCATAAGGAGCACGGATTTTTTCAAAGCAAATTGCAATCTGGTGATTATTGATTTCCTGTTTCGCCATGG GTATATTAAGCCTGAAGATGTAGGATATCTGAAGCTATTACAAAGTCTGAGAAGTGGAGATTGTACCTAA
- the LOC140824423 gene encoding polygalacturonase QRT2-like, producing MFGVVLFIFALGSSHASCIFDCKDEDHFSVTDYGAKSDGRTDDSQAFLETWDAACTAPIPSSRFIVPPNKTYLLDPIIFVGPCQPKTIYFIISGRIIGPELPSEWNGKDASGWLGFKDVNGLNVDGFGTVDGRGQGWWDQSCRYHPQLKQCTTLAPTALKFMECNDSSVSNLKLVNSAQTHLLLRGCDSFVVNNVVIESPANSPNTDGIHIHSSHNVIITNSKFSTGDDCISIGDRISNIKIYNVVCGPGHGISIGSLGRRGNYVQVEKIHISDAFFKGTTNGARIKTWQVGRGYVRDVTFENLMFDSVQNPIIIDQNYCDVRNACKEEETGVEISNVRYKEIYGTSSGEIAVNLNCSYSVPCYQILMESIELVSTTPGEDVIADCANAYGQEFDVSPASCLLN from the exons ATGTTTGGAGTAGTGTTATTCATTTTTGCGTTAGGTTCTtcacatgctagttgcatattTGACTGCAAAGATGAAGACCATTTTAGTGTGACAGACTATGGAGCCAAAAGTGATGGTCGAACTGATGATTCACAA GCATTCTTAGAGACATGGGATGCTGCGTGTACCGCACCAATTCCATCTTCAAGATTCATTGTTCCTCCGAACAAGACATATTTACTCGACCCGATTATTTTCGTAGGTCCATGCCAACCTAAGACTATCTATTTCATT ATTTCTGGCAGAATTATCGGGCCGGAACTGCCTAGCGAATGGAATGGGAAGGATGCGAGTGGATGGCTAGGATTTAAGGATGTGAATGGGCTTAATGTAGATGGATTTGGCACTGTGGATGGGCGTGGCCAGGGATGGTGGGATCAATCATGCAGATATCATCCTCAATTG AAACAATGCACCACATTGGCTCCAACT GCATTGAAGTTTATGGAATGTAACGACAGCAGCGTCAGCAACTTGAAGCTCGTTAACAGCGCGCAAACACACCTATTGTTGAGGGGATGCGATAGTTTTGTGGTTAACAATGTTGTGATCGAGAGTCCTGCAAATTCTCCCAACACCGACGGCATTCATATCCACTCCTCCCACAATGTGATCATCACCAATTCCAAATTTTCCACTG GGGATGATTGTATTTCTATTGGCGATCGAATTTCCAACATCAAAATATACAATGTGGTGTGTGGACCTGGTCATGGTATTAG TATTGGAAGCCTGGGAAGACGAGGAAATTATGTGCAAGTAGAGAAGATTCATATATCTGACGCATTCTTCAAGGGAACCACCAATGGAGCCAGAATCAAGACTTGGCAG GTGGGAAGAGGATACGTCCGAGATGTGACATTCGAAAACTTGATGTTCGATTCCGTCCAAAATCCGATAATCATCGATCAAAATTACTGTGACGTTAGAAACGCATGCAAAGAAGAG GAAACCGGAGTTGAAATCAGCAATGTGAGATACAAGGAAATATATGGGACATCGAGCGGTGAAATCGCCGTTAATCTAAACTGCAGTTACTCTGTGCCGTGTTACCAAATATTGATGGAGTCGATAGAATTGGTATCGACTACACCTGGAGAAGATGTCATTGCAGATTGTGCCAATGCTTATGGTCAAGAATTCGATGTTTCTCCCGCTTCATGTCTTTTGAATTGA
- the LOC140815897 gene encoding nudix hydrolase 20, chloroplastic-like isoform X2, protein MGSSSPFFHFLTIPTRKLKFPLRSSSLSAYQLHSSACAFTWDDVFRFSPPHQTTDSSHLQGFFQKEKQSEFVPFVVEQHTVGYVHNRFAHCLRRFEETFIFPEDTSYGLNFGYYVSLHTRLSTYEDRTIAVGNTIKCLGEELIPGIRNELYPVMSSFGTPEFFSIERAAAPYFGIKAYGVHMNGYVERDGEKYLWIAKRSKAKPTFPGKLDHMVAGGQPHGISCEENLVKECKEEAGIPRSISSTARAVGAVSYMDVDGYRFKRDVLFCYDLKLPEDFIPTNEDEEVESFKLVPVTQVANIIRSTDFFKANCNLVIIDFLFRHGYIKPEDVGYLKLLQSLRSGDCT, encoded by the exons ATGGGAAGCAGTAGTCCTTTCTTTCATTTCTTGACAATCCCGACAAGGAAGCTCAAATTTCCACTTCGCTCTTCTTCACTTTCTGCATATCAACTCCACAGTAGTGCCTGTGCCTTCACCTGGGACGACGTCTTTCGATTCTCCCCACCGCACCAGACAACTGATTCTTCTCATCTCCAAGGTTTCTTCCAGAAA GAAAAGCAAAGTGAATTCGTCCCTTTTGTTGTAGAACAACATACTGTTGGTTATGTTCACAACAG ATTTGCTCACTGTTTGAGGAGATTTGAAGAAACATTTATATTTCCAGAGGACACCTCTTATGGCCTCAATTTTGGATACTATGTGTCATTACATACTAGGTTGAGCACATATGAGGATAGGACAATAGCTGTGGGCAACACAATCAAGTGTTTGGGTGAAGAGCTTATACCAGGAATTCGGAATGAG CTGTATCCTGTCATGTCTTCTTTTGGGACTCCAGAATTTTTCTCAATAGAGCGTGCGGCAGCGCCATACTTTGGAATAAAG GCTTATGGAGTGCATATGAATGGTTATGTTGAAAGAGATGGTGAGAAATACCTATGGATAGCAAAGAGAAGTAAAGCTAAACCCACTTTTCCGGGGAAGCTGGACCATATGGTTGCTGGAGGGCAG CCACATGGAATCTCCTGTGAGGAGAATCTAGTAAAGGAATGTAAAGAAGAAGCAGGGATACCAAGATCCATATCCAGCAC AGCTAGAGCAGTTGGAGCTGTATCTTATATGGACGTCGATGGATATAGATTCAAGAGAGACGTTCTTTTCTGTTATGATTTAAAGCTTCCGGAGGACTTTATTCCTACAAATGAAG ATGAAGAAGTGGAAAGCTTTAAGCTAGTTCCTGTGACACAAGTTGCAAATATCATAAGGAGCACGGATTTTTTCAAAGCAAATTGCAATCTGGTGATTATTGATTTCCTGTTTCGCCATGG GTATATTAAGCCTGAAGATGTAGGATATCTGAAGCTATTACAAAGTCTGAGAAGTGGAGATTGTACCTAA